The following coding sequences lie in one Deltaproteobacteria bacterium genomic window:
- a CDS encoding ribose-phosphate pyrophosphokinase, protein MNKTLSIFGGNSNPKLVEDVAAYVGVPVGHARVERFSDGEIFVEIGENVRNVNCFIVQSTCSPPNDNLMEMLIMIDALKRASAGSIVAIMPYFGYARQDRKVKPRTPISAKLVADLLSAAGASRVLSVDLHAGQIQGFFNIPFDHLFGSPVLIEKLEREGLRGDDTVVVSPDAGGVERARIYSKALGCGLAIIDKRRDRPNVSQVLNLIGDVRNKRAILVDDMIDTAGTLCNAANAVRDHGATEVYAVASHGVFSGPAIERINNSVLTKVWVTDTIPQTVRMEACSRLEVLGLGRLLGEAIKRIHHGDSISSLFS, encoded by the coding sequence GTGAACAAGACGCTCAGCATCTTCGGCGGAAACTCGAACCCCAAGCTCGTCGAGGATGTGGCGGCCTACGTCGGTGTGCCGGTCGGGCACGCTCGCGTCGAGCGCTTCTCCGACGGCGAGATCTTCGTCGAGATCGGCGAGAACGTTCGCAACGTCAACTGCTTCATCGTGCAGTCGACCTGCTCGCCGCCGAACGACAACTTGATGGAGATGCTGATCATGATCGACGCGCTCAAGCGCGCGAGCGCGGGCAGCATCGTCGCGATCATGCCGTACTTCGGCTACGCCCGGCAGGACCGCAAGGTCAAGCCACGCACGCCGATCTCGGCCAAGCTGGTGGCCGACCTGCTGTCGGCGGCCGGGGCCTCGCGGGTGCTGTCGGTCGACCTCCACGCCGGCCAGATCCAGGGCTTCTTCAACATCCCGTTCGACCATCTGTTCGGATCGCCGGTGTTGATCGAGAAGCTCGAGCGCGAGGGCCTTCGCGGCGACGACACCGTGGTCGTCTCGCCCGACGCCGGCGGCGTCGAGCGGGCGCGGATCTACTCGAAGGCGCTGGGCTGCGGCCTGGCGATCATCGACAAGCGCCGCGATCGACCGAACGTCAGCCAGGTCTTGAACCTCATCGGCGATGTCCGCAACAAGCGCGCGATCCTGGTGGACGACATGATCGACACCGCCGGCACGCTGTGCAACGCGGCCAACGCCGTGCGGGATCACGGCGCGACCGAGGTCTACGCGGTGGCCAGCCACGGCGTCTTCAGCGGCCCGGCGATCGAGCGCATCAACAACTCTGTGCTGACCAAGGTCTGGGTGACCGACACGATCCCCCAGACCGTCCGCATGGAGGCGTGCTCGCGGCTCGAGGTGCTCGGACTGGGGCGCCTGTTGGGGGAGGCGATCAAGCGCATCCACCACGGCGACTCGATCTCGAGCCTGTTCAGCTAG
- a CDS encoding 1-acyl-sn-glycerol-3-phosphate acyltransferase has translation MSTPPSTTDDRAPLLYRAIVALLRVAVWAFFRRVEVIGRRQIPAGGCGLVVSWHPNGLVDPGLVLTQFPRQIVFGARHGLFGYPLLGFVLRRLGTVPIYRAMDAGRRGGELDAAAAKAAREAARRDANRRSLDALAAAIAAGSYAALFPEGISHDAPHLTEIKSGFARLYYRARQLRAAAGASPPVIVPVGLHYDRKQMFRSNALVAFHAPLELPPELDVTPAVDEDPEADKQRVRALTALVESTLREVVHATDDWALHDLMQRTRRMVRAERAALADADPGRTTIEERVLGFARVRAGYYALEQSHPEQVAALRRRVEEYDADLRALQLEDYDLDRGPSLLSPWLAILLVLQAIGVFLLLPPLIVVGYAVNLPTALLLRGIARLGAKLEKDEATIKLLVGLVLFPATWVAAGFGAAMVHEQLHAMYPALPRTPALAGVTLALLAALGGAIAVRYLRVAREVGRAVRVRLTRSRRWIAVQRLRIERRRLCEDILALAQGLELPGSVADDGRVLPG, from the coding sequence GTGAGCACTCCCCCGAGCACCACCGACGACCGCGCGCCGCTGCTGTATCGGGCGATCGTCGCATTGCTGCGCGTCGCCGTGTGGGCGTTCTTCCGCCGCGTCGAGGTGATCGGACGCCGACAGATTCCTGCGGGCGGCTGCGGGCTGGTGGTCTCGTGGCACCCCAACGGGCTGGTCGATCCCGGCTTGGTGCTCACGCAGTTCCCCCGGCAGATCGTATTCGGTGCGCGGCATGGCCTGTTCGGCTATCCGCTGCTCGGCTTCGTGCTGCGCCGCTTGGGCACCGTGCCGATCTACCGCGCGATGGATGCCGGACGTCGCGGCGGTGAGCTCGACGCCGCCGCGGCGAAGGCCGCCCGCGAGGCCGCGCGACGCGATGCCAACCGTCGTAGCCTCGATGCGCTGGCCGCCGCGATCGCGGCGGGCTCGTACGCGGCACTGTTCCCCGAGGGCATCAGCCACGACGCGCCACACCTCACCGAGATCAAGTCCGGCTTCGCGCGGCTGTACTACCGCGCGCGCCAGCTGCGGGCCGCCGCGGGTGCTTCGCCGCCGGTGATCGTGCCGGTCGGGCTCCACTACGATCGCAAGCAGATGTTCCGGTCCAACGCGCTGGTGGCGTTCCACGCCCCGCTCGAGCTACCGCCGGAGCTCGACGTCACGCCCGCGGTCGACGAGGATCCCGAGGCCGACAAGCAGCGTGTGCGCGCGTTGACGGCACTGGTGGAGTCGACGTTGCGCGAGGTCGTGCACGCGACCGATGACTGGGCGCTGCACGATCTCATGCAGCGTACGCGAAGGATGGTGCGAGCCGAGCGGGCCGCGCTCGCCGATGCCGATCCCGGCCGCACCACCATCGAGGAGCGCGTGCTGGGCTTCGCACGGGTGCGTGCGGGCTACTATGCGCTCGAGCAATCGCACCCCGAGCAGGTCGCAGCGCTGCGGCGGCGGGTCGAGGAGTACGACGCCGATCTGCGCGCGCTGCAGCTCGAGGACTACGATCTCGATCGCGGGCCGTCGCTGCTGTCGCCGTGGCTGGCGATCCTGCTGGTGCTGCAGGCGATCGGCGTGTTCCTGCTGCTGCCGCCGCTCATCGTCGTGGGCTATGCGGTGAACCTACCGACCGCGCTGCTGCTCCGGGGCATCGCCAGGCTCGGCGCCAAGCTCGAGAAGGACGAGGCCACCATCAAGCTGCTGGTGGGGTTGGTGTTGTTCCCGGCGACGTGGGTCGCCGCGGGCTTCGGCGCCGCGATGGTGCACGAGCAGCTGCACGCGATGTACCCGGCGCTGCCGCGCACGCCGGCGCTGGCCGGCGTCACGCTCGCGCTGTTGGCCGCGCTCGGTGGCGCAATCGCAGTGCGCTACCTCCGGGTCGCCCGCGAGGTCGGGCGTGCGGTGCGGGTGCGGCTCACGCGATCGCGACGATGGATAGCCGTGCAGCGGCTCCGCATCGAGCGGCGACGGCTGTGCGAGGACATCCTCGCGCTCGCGCAGGGCCTCGAGCTGCCCGGCAGCGTTGCCGACGACGGGCGCGTGCTGCCGGGGTAG
- a CDS encoding protein kinase encodes MLSAAYKICPTCSARASSDTKYCVNCGGDISMVAAAEGDPYVGVELEGKYAIEQLIGEGAMGRVYKAKQVPLGKAFAVKILAPHLMNDEASHQRFASEAHNAASLNHPNCVSIVDYGRTPEGITYIVMEFIKGITLERLISEQFPLARERMVDLTLQILAALSEAHGLGILHRDLKPENILVQQLRTHGELAVVLDFGIAKLMDTGAPAPKLTTAGMVCGTPEYMSPEQARGQKLDARSDLYSVGVILYQMLTGRPPFESNSAVEILHKHLHEEPIPPSVLLGTEPDPLETVCLRAMRKDPAQRYASALEFREELLAATNSPKPAVAALRCERCGGEMRADHRFCPQCGSSAPTRNPDRMRRRASTRGSGMSIARTGEITAEVVVRSFPLPLVGREQAFERSRVMLSRPSPGVRLRVLTGPPGVGKTRMADEIASLAESMGWRAHYVGADPTGARTPMWPIRVMVAQLLELDPLACTTRDLGRVANLSGLGFEELPGLAELFGLDGPASDLEYPVRRRECSASAVQALLSGGRGQPLLLVFDDVDTFDNASREILRRLAAAPSSACVQVVATSGDPRTEWLGGVIEQLEPLPPEAVERVGRQATLDVKPNSQLPGELARVAPLTPLRLELHLRLLAQGLLAPRQADEVALVRARIDQLETPLVRLLEIAAVLGERFPESELAELHERDRGEPGVAFDDSLMQLHVKGLLLVIGAGERAFAHRVLREVVYQAMTESRRQSLHALAANHSRLAKRLVNLRALHLVRSASREAPRALLEAAKKAEASFDDTTAAEFLQAALALCSKVTDATERRGLELEIALRSCRVMRAPQVIDKAVSLLDDLLKRNAGTDAEPRILAALGKQQRRRGRYDDATATLQRALAPTIALGDRAAMLDVYRDLGRVYLARKDVQRAIRELSEGLDLATLGEGPRAEIDVSLWLYLFELSEAYRAAGQHSDARKWCEHALHQAERMGDRLGLLRGHAQMAWILRDLKQLALAEQHLGRAIEEARHFGDRLTTAELLIERARARAARGRLAEAHRCCEEALRLARGLQWAAGIEHAERAIAMLRRPAQGTGPGTGPGTGPGT; translated from the coding sequence GTGCTGTCCGCAGCCTACAAGATCTGTCCGACGTGCTCGGCTCGTGCGAGCTCGGACACGAAGTACTGCGTCAACTGTGGCGGCGACATCTCGATGGTTGCGGCCGCCGAGGGCGATCCCTACGTCGGCGTCGAGCTCGAGGGCAAGTACGCCATCGAGCAGCTCATCGGCGAGGGCGCGATGGGCCGCGTGTACAAGGCCAAGCAGGTGCCGCTCGGCAAGGCCTTCGCGGTCAAGATCCTCGCACCGCACCTGATGAACGACGAGGCGAGCCACCAGCGCTTCGCCAGCGAGGCCCACAACGCAGCGAGCCTGAACCACCCGAACTGCGTCTCGATCGTCGACTACGGCCGGACCCCCGAGGGCATCACGTACATCGTGATGGAGTTCATCAAGGGGATCACGCTCGAGCGGCTGATCTCCGAGCAGTTCCCGCTCGCGCGCGAACGCATGGTCGATCTCACCCTGCAGATCCTCGCGGCGCTCAGCGAGGCGCACGGGCTCGGCATCCTGCACCGCGACCTCAAGCCCGAGAACATCCTCGTGCAGCAGCTGCGCACCCACGGCGAGCTCGCGGTCGTGCTCGACTTCGGCATCGCGAAGCTGATGGACACCGGCGCGCCGGCGCCGAAGCTGACGACCGCCGGCATGGTCTGCGGCACGCCGGAGTACATGTCGCCCGAGCAGGCCCGCGGGCAGAAGCTCGACGCGCGCTCCGACCTCTACTCCGTGGGCGTGATCCTCTACCAGATGCTGACCGGGCGGCCGCCGTTCGAGAGCAACTCGGCGGTCGAGATCCTTCACAAGCACCTGCACGAGGAGCCGATCCCACCGTCGGTGCTGCTGGGCACCGAGCCCGATCCCCTCGAGACGGTGTGCCTGCGCGCGATGCGGAAGGACCCGGCCCAGCGCTACGCATCGGCACTCGAGTTCCGCGAGGAGCTGCTCGCCGCCACCAACTCACCCAAGCCGGCCGTGGCTGCGCTGCGCTGCGAGCGTTGCGGCGGCGAGATGCGGGCCGACCATCGCTTCTGCCCGCAGTGCGGCTCGTCGGCGCCGACCCGCAACCCCGACCGCATGCGCCGTCGCGCGTCGACCCGCGGCTCGGGCATGTCGATCGCGCGCACCGGCGAGATCACGGCCGAGGTCGTGGTGCGCTCGTTCCCGCTGCCATTGGTCGGCCGTGAGCAGGCGTTCGAGCGCTCCCGCGTGATGCTGTCGCGCCCGAGCCCGGGCGTTCGCCTGCGCGTGCTCACCGGTCCGCCGGGCGTGGGCAAGACCCGCATGGCCGACGAGATCGCCTCGCTCGCGGAATCGATGGGCTGGCGTGCGCACTACGTCGGTGCCGACCCGACCGGCGCACGCACGCCGATGTGGCCGATCCGCGTGATGGTGGCGCAGCTGCTCGAGCTCGATCCGCTGGCCTGCACCACCCGCGATCTCGGTCGCGTCGCCAACCTCTCGGGTCTCGGCTTCGAGGAGCTGCCGGGCCTCGCCGAGCTGTTCGGCCTCGACGGTCCGGCCAGCGATCTCGAGTACCCCGTGCGACGTCGCGAGTGCTCGGCGAGCGCCGTGCAGGCGCTGCTGTCGGGCGGGCGCGGCCAGCCGCTGCTGCTGGTGTTCGACGACGTCGACACCTTCGACAACGCCTCGCGCGAGATCCTGCGGCGCCTCGCGGCCGCGCCGAGCAGCGCCTGCGTGCAGGTGGTCGCGACCAGCGGTGACCCGCGCACCGAGTGGCTCGGCGGCGTCATCGAACAGCTCGAGCCGCTGCCACCCGAGGCGGTCGAGCGGGTCGGCCGCCAGGCGACGCTGGATGTGAAGCCCAACTCGCAGCTGCCCGGCGAGCTCGCGCGCGTGGCCCCGCTGACGCCGCTGCGGCTCGAGCTGCACCTGCGACTGCTGGCGCAGGGCCTGCTCGCGCCGCGCCAGGCCGACGAGGTGGCGTTGGTGCGCGCGCGCATCGACCAGCTCGAGACCCCGCTCGTCCGACTGCTCGAGATCGCTGCAGTGCTGGGCGAGCGCTTCCCCGAGTCGGAGCTCGCGGAGCTCCACGAGCGCGACCGCGGCGAGCCCGGCGTCGCGTTCGACGACAGCCTGATGCAGCTGCACGTGAAGGGGCTGCTGCTGGTGATCGGCGCCGGCGAGCGAGCCTTCGCCCATCGCGTGCTGCGCGAGGTCGTGTACCAGGCAATGACGGAATCGCGGCGCCAGAGCCTGCACGCGCTGGCGGCGAACCATTCGCGCCTGGCCAAGCGACTCGTCAACCTGCGGGCGCTGCACCTGGTGCGCTCGGCCTCGCGCGAGGCCCCACGTGCGCTGCTCGAGGCCGCGAAGAAGGCCGAGGCCAGCTTCGACGACACCACCGCCGCCGAGTTCCTGCAGGCCGCGTTGGCGCTGTGCAGCAAGGTCACCGACGCCACCGAGCGCCGCGGACTCGAGCTGGAGATCGCACTGCGCAGCTGCCGGGTCATGCGCGCGCCGCAGGTGATCGACAAGGCCGTCTCCCTGCTCGACGACCTGCTCAAGCGCAACGCCGGCACCGACGCCGAGCCACGCATCCTCGCGGCGCTGGGCAAGCAGCAGCGCCGTCGCGGCCGCTACGACGACGCGACCGCGACGCTGCAGCGCGCGCTGGCGCCGACCATCGCACTGGGCGATCGCGCGGCGATGCTGGACGTGTACCGCGACCTCGGCCGGGTGTACCTGGCGCGCAAGGACGTCCAGCGGGCGATCCGCGAGCTCTCCGAGGGGCTCGACCTCGCGACCCTCGGCGAGGGACCCCGCGCCGAGATCGACGTGAGCCTGTGGCTGTACCTGTTCGAGCTGAGCGAGGCCTACCGCGCCGCGGGTCAGCACAGCGACGCGCGCAAGTGGTGCGAGCACGCGCTGCACCAGGCCGAGCGCATGGGCGATCGCCTGGGCCTGCTGCGTGGGCACGCCCAGATGGCGTGGATCCTCCGCGACCTCAAGCAGCTCGCGCTGGCCGAGCAGCACCTCGGTCGCGCCATCGAGGAGGCACGACACTTCGGTGATCGCTTGACCACCGCCGAGCTGCTCATCGAGCGCGCCCGGGCCCGCGCCGCGCGGGGACGCCTGGCGGAGGCGCACCGCTGCTGCGAAGAAGCCCTGCGGCTGGCGAGGGGCCTGC